The window ACCCTTATAAACTGGGCTCCTGACACTGCCTGCATCTGCTTTCTGATAAGGATAGATCTGTACGTAAATGATGTCTCCGGCAAAAGTATACCTTCCGCGGTAATTGCCAGAGATGGTATAATCGTTGCGCACGATGCGTTCAGCTATTTCAGAATTTCATGGATTCATTTGTGCGTGCTGAAATGATCGATGAACCAGTATCTGCTTTCAGCGGGGCACAGTATCATGGTGTTTGGCGTGACACCAGTCATCTCTATATTTTCCATTATCTCCCTATGCTTGTTCTCCCAGGTGAGAACCTCAAGATCCGGAAACATCGCGTATGTAAGCTTGTGTTTGGCTCTGAACAGCGAATCGGTAACCTCCGAGTTCACTGTGCCTGGATCTTTCCAGTAACCCTCGAGATATGAATTCAGAGTCGTGTTCATTATATCCAGCACATTAAATTTTATAACGAACTCTGGCGAAGATCTGTTTTCCTCCACATACTTCTGGTAAAGGTCCCTGTATTTTTTCTCATCGACTCCCCTGAATGATACCTTGTCTGCAAGCAGATCCTCGCTCATAAGTTTCTTTATTTCTTCGCCGTAAAGGCCATGGTCGTAATCGTAATGGGTGAGATAGGTCACGTATATCCTGCTTGGGTTCATTGAGAGTATGTACCGCAACATAGCGTTATAGCTGTAGCCCTCTATTTTTTCATGGGCTTTACCGATGGTTGCCACAAAAAACATAGTTGTATAGTTGAACTTATTATAAAGATATTAGCGAACATATGGATATCGTATGCAAAAATATTCAAACATTTATATCTTATTCTTATATTATCATTGCTGTATAGCTATGGTTATCAAACGAATACGAAAAAAAGGTATAAAATAGAATATTTCCATACCGGAATCGTTGTCGTCGAAGTACAGGATCTCTAGATACAGCACGCTGATACTTGTCATAGCAATCGTTGCAATCATAGCCTCATTGACAGCCTATGGCGGTATATGGCCTCCGGCGTCTGTTGTTGAATCCGAGAGCATGCAGCATTCTAATAGATGGGAATTTGGAGTGATAAATACTGGGGACATAGTGCTGTTGAAGAAGGTTCCTGACCCGGTGAAGAACGTTATAACATACGTTGTTGGAAGAGATATAGGGTATAAGACCTATGGAGAGTACGGAGATGTTATACTCTATACCGCGCCCAATGGAGAGGTTATAATACACAGAGCCATGTTCTATCTGTCATGGAACAACGGCACTCCGGTGGTCTACGGATACCATAATCAGAGTTGGATCAGCGTTACCAAGAGTTACGTGATAATCTACGACTGCAGTTACAACGGAAGAAACCTGTACGTGAATCTTCAGGGACTCCAGGGGGAAGACGGATTCATAACCGTCGGCGATCATAACCTTGCCACATCAACATTATTTGTGGCAAAGTACGATGCATACATCGCAGCGGATCAGAATATATTCGGCTATCCCCCAGTGAAACCGCAAAATGTGGTTGCAGTCGCATATGGACAGATACCATGGCTCGGACTCATAAAGCTAAATATAATGCGCCTATACGGAGAATGGCCCTACTACAGTGAAGTGCCGGAGTACGCCTATGATTATTTATTTATAACGCTGTTCACAATATTTGTGCTGCCTTATATCTCATATTATTCTTATAAAAAATTAAAAAAATGAGGTGTTCAGACTTTTATCGTCGGCTGGCCCTCATGCCAGTTAACCGGGCATAGCCCGCCAGACTGCAGTGCCTCGAGTACTCTGAGAGTTTCCTCAGTGCTCCTGCCCACGTTATCATCCGTTATCACAACATACTTCACAATGCCGTCCGGATTGATAATGAACAGGCCCCTCTGGGCGTTTCCAGTCTCCTCATTGTATACATCGTAAGCTCTGGCTATTATGCCCTTCCTGTCCTCGATCATGGGAAACTTTGCCTTCGCAACTCTCTCATCGTGCTCTACCCATGCCTTGTGGACGTAGACTGTATCCTCGCTTACTGACATTACCTCGGTGTTCTTCTTCTTGAACTTCTCATAGTCCTCTGCGAAACCCTCGACTTCTGTTGGGCAGACGAATGTGAAATCCGCAGGATAGAAGAAAAGTACTACCCATTTTCCTCTGTAGCTGCTGAGTCTAACTTTTTTTACTTCACCATTTACAAAGGCATTAGCCTCGAAATCAGGTGCCGCTTTATTTACAAGAGACATAATGGTATATCACTAGGTTGTTTATAATAATTATCATCTGATTGTTTTTAAAAATAATATTTATTAATTAAGCTGATAATATAGTTATAGATAAAAATTATCCGCCCAAATGCGATAAGCGATGATATACCAAACGCAATCCAATATTATACGGATATAGAGGCAAGCGAATGCGATCCATCTCCGAATGCCTCTTCGCTCAATGACTGACATCAGTACGAGAGATACTAATATATACCTCTGACTACCTATGAGGACGAGAGCGTGTATAGATGATGATCGACGACAGCAAGATCAGTTTTGTCATTCCCACAATCAACGAAGAAGGTACGATAGGATCGGTGATAGATGGGATAAGATCGGATTTCAAGAACTCCGAGATAATAGTGGTCGATACCAATTCCACCGACAGAACGAGGGAGATAGCGAGATCAAAGGGCGCAAGGGTTATAGAGGAACCGAGACGCGGCTACGGTAGAGCCTATCAGACCGGTATTCCAGCTGCATCTGGTGAAATCATAGTCTGCATGGATGGCGATGGAACCTATCCTACAGACATAGTGAAACCGCTGATCGAAATTCTCATACTTGATAGGGTTGATTTCATCTCCTGCGACAGAATCACCTTCAGGACAAGCACCAACTATACCACGCTCCATTATGTGGGGAACATGGTTCTGAACATCACAATACGCATACTCTTCAAGGTGAGGATGGTTGATTCTCAGAGCGGTATGTGGATATTCCGATCGGATCTCTACAGGAAAATGAAGAATCTGGGTAATGGCATGTCGTTCTCGCAGAATATAAAGATAGAGGCCGTTAGACACGGTGTCTTCATAGAGATACCCATAAGATACGGCGTCAGGATAACAAAGCCAAAACTCAAGACATGGCATGACGGTTTCCACAATCTCTTCGCTTTGTTTGTGAAGCGTGTGTCGGAATGATCACTTCAGTACCTTGATATAGCCCATGACAGTCAACGATATTGCCGGTATGGCCAGCGCATAATCATAGAGAGATGCGCCGGTGATGGACATCACGGACAGTATCAGGAATGATATCAGTCTTCCAGAAACAAGGTAGTATTCTCTATTTATCCAGTAACCGGAGGAGTATTCTATTCCGTCAAGGAAATTCATGAAGCTTGACATTGCGGCGTTGCCCAGTGGCGTCATGAGAAATGTTATGATACCGGAAGCCACGAACACCGCTGCCACAGCATATGATCCATCTATAAGATAAAGAAACGATGAAGCAATCACAGAGGCTATGAGCATCCTGTATGATGAACAGATCCACTTCTGCATGTACATCGAGGAGATGTTTGAGGCTATGACGACAAGAGCCGCATATGTACCAAAGAATCCAACGAGCAGATAGTCGTGCGTCAGGTAGAATATGTATATGGGCACAAATGTTGTGATCACTATTGTCAGCATATTCGACAGCAGGAAGAATATCTTGAAACGCATGTAATCTGGATTTCCTATCATCGTGTCCCTCAAACCGAAGCTCATCCTCTTCTCACCGTTCTCCCTTATGCTCATGGCGATTAAGCCAGCGACGATGAGGAGTGCAGCAGAGATGATGAAATCTATCCTGTATCTAGCTATGCCTGTGCCATGTGCCTCCGATACTATGAACCCAGCAAATAGAGGCGCAACAAGCCCAGCTAAGCTTGAGATTGCAGAGTTTGTGGATAGGAAGTTGAACCTGTTCATCTTCCTCGTTATGGCCTGGCTCAACGTATTGTTGCCTGCCCAGAACACGCCCGATGGAATGCCATAAAGAAGTCCGAAGGCAAAGGGAACATAGAACGGCCCCTTAACGAATACCATGCCGAAAATTATGAGGGATCTAGCGATGGTGCCTATGGAAAACAGCGTTCTGGCATTTGTCGCTCTGAGGAGATATCCAGAGACCACGAACATCATAGTCTGTGTTGACTGGATGGCTGCCTGATACTCCATGACGCTGAGTATGCTGAATTTCGTAAAGAAGAGTATGTTGACGAATATCCCGAACATACCGTTGGCAAAGGCGAAAAGATTGTACGAGACGTAGTATCTGACCAGATCGGATCTGGCCATCGATCTCCCAGGTCTTATCTTGGATTTCTGATTGTTCAGATTCAATTGCCGTCTAAATGATGCGCATAGATCGCTTGTATATAAATATGCTCAGGTACGTACCATTATCTTTGCATGATGAGCGAAACAGAGACAGAGATGCTAAATTTAAATACACCCTACAGATCTTTCTTTATGCTCTTCAGGAAGAAGTCTGACCAGAAGAAGAATGACGGAAGGGTCAGATACATAGACCTTGCCAGATACCCTCCAGAGAACTCTCCGGAGGATCAGAAGATGGTCAAGGTTGCCGAGATATACACCTATGAGGATCTGCTTGAAGCCAGCCGTTTTGTTTACAACGGAAATATTCTGATGGTTGACGTATCTGGTGTAACAGACGACGTTTCCTCAAGGAGAATAATGGAAAAGTGCGCAAGCATAGGCAAGGAGATCAACGGCGATGTGGCGAAAGTATCAAAGAACATGATAATGATCACTCCCAACGGAATAAAGATAGATAGGGAAAAATACAGAGGGAGCATGAGCCTAGTTTAGGGGCCTCAGATCGATGGCCTTGATCTCGCAGTGAAAAGCTTCTCCCCGCGGTATATCTTCAGGATTATGATCATGCCTATCGTGATGACCGTAGAGGCCATAAGATAATCGGCAGAATATCCGAAGAGAGTTGTCACCTCGCCCGATACAAGGCCTCCAAATATCTGACCAACGCCGAGAAGGGAGTTGTACAGCCCTATAGCTTTGCCTCTCGTCTGCTGCGTGGCATTTCTAGATACATAGTTCGTCTGGCTCACACTGATTATGCTCCATATACCCCCGAGGAATGAATATATCCCAACGGCTGAGATTATTGCAATATCTCTTGACGTTATACCTGGTATTAGAGCGGAAAGGCCGAATATTATTATCCTTGCTGTGACCGCAAGGAAGAGTGCGGTTTTGCCGCCTATCCTTTCCACTATGCGCCCGGAAAAGATAAACGAAACGGTAGAAAAAGCTGAGTTGAACATGTACATTAAGAATATCAGGGTATTGTTTGCGCCGAAATTTATGACCATTACCGGGTATGGAACAAAGAAGATCTGGAAACCGAACATCAGGAAGGCGGTCATAGCTATGAACATGACAAGGTTTCTGTCTAACCTGTGCCCGTTATTCTTTCCGTTCAATCGCATGAAGTGTATGACTGCTGTAGGAAAATACCGCGTCCTCTCTATAACACGGAAGGTATTTGCCGGTATGGCATTTCTGTTAAGGTTTCTGGATGGCTCATGTATGAACTTAAGCGCCATAATGCCTG of the Thermoplasma sp. Kam2015 genome contains:
- a CDS encoding S24/S26 family peptidase, producing the protein MSSKYRISRYSTLILVIAIVAIIASLTAYGGIWPPASVVESESMQHSNRWEFGVINTGDIVLLKKVPDPVKNVITYVVGRDIGYKTYGEYGDVILYTAPNGEVIIHRAMFYLSWNNGTPVVYGYHNQSWISVTKSYVIIYDCSYNGRNLYVNLQGLQGEDGFITVGDHNLATSTLFVAKYDAYIAADQNIFGYPPVKPQNVVAVAYGQIPWLGLIKLNIMRLYGEWPYYSEVPEYAYDYLFITLFTIFVLPYISYYSYKKLKK
- a CDS encoding peroxiredoxin — translated: MSLVNKAAPDFEANAFVNGEVKKVRLSSYRGKWVVLFFYPADFTFVCPTEVEGFAEDYEKFKKKNTEVMSVSEDTVYVHKAWVEHDERVAKAKFPMIEDRKGIIARAYDVYNEETGNAQRGLFIINPDGIVKYVVITDDNVGRSTEETLRVLEALQSGGLCPVNWHEGQPTIKV
- a CDS encoding glycosyltransferase family 2 protein → MMIDDSKISFVIPTINEEGTIGSVIDGIRSDFKNSEIIVVDTNSTDRTREIARSKGARVIEEPRRGYGRAYQTGIPAASGEIIVCMDGDGTYPTDIVKPLIEILILDRVDFISCDRITFRTSTNYTTLHYVGNMVLNITIRILFKVRMVDSQSGMWIFRSDLYRKMKNLGNGMSFSQNIKIEAVRHGVFIEIPIRYGVRITKPKLKTWHDGFHNLFALFVKRVSE
- a CDS encoding MFS transporter translates to MNLNNQKSKIRPGRSMARSDLVRYYVSYNLFAFANGMFGIFVNILFFTKFSILSVMEYQAAIQSTQTMMFVVSGYLLRATNARTLFSIGTIARSLIIFGMVFVKGPFYVPFAFGLLYGIPSGVFWAGNNTLSQAITRKMNRFNFLSTNSAISSLAGLVAPLFAGFIVSEAHGTGIARYRIDFIISAALLIVAGLIAMSIRENGEKRMSFGLRDTMIGNPDYMRFKIFFLLSNMLTIVITTFVPIYIFYLTHDYLLVGFFGTYAALVVIASNISSMYMQKWICSSYRMLIASVIASSFLYLIDGSYAVAAVFVASGIITFLMTPLGNAAMSSFMNFLDGIEYSSGYWINREYYLVSGRLISFLILSVMSITGASLYDYALAIPAISLTVMGYIKVLK
- the sepF gene encoding cell division protein SepF, which translates into the protein MLFRKKSDQKKNDGRVRYIDLARYPPENSPEDQKMVKVAEIYTYEDLLEASRFVYNGNILMVDVSGVTDDVSSRRIMEKCASIGKEINGDVAKVSKNMIMITPNGIKIDREKYRGSMSLV
- a CDS encoding MFS transporter: MPDNRWFISYLMSSMASGITNPMIPLFVVVYLHSNVFFVGLASAVSSAASVPALIFWGDLSDSVSKRKIFVLIGFFGAFVSFLPVVFVRDIYQYLAILIAFQVVAMASVPVSTIMLLEQNDRSVWPQIISKFSMTSGIGSVLGLGLGTALITFYYRPSALPYVYIVSSMIYLIAGIMALKFIHEPSRNLNRNAIPANTFRVIERTRYFPTAVIHFMRLNGKNNGHRLDRNLVMFIAMTAFLMFGFQIFFVPYPVMVINFGANNTLIFLMYMFNSAFSTVSFIFSGRIVERIGGKTALFLAVTARIIIFGLSALIPGITSRDIAIISAVGIYSFLGGIWSIISVSQTNYVSRNATQQTRGKAIGLYNSLLGVGQIFGGLVSGEVTTLFGYSADYLMASTVITIGMIIILKIYRGEKLFTARSRPSI